One segment of Carya illinoinensis cultivar Pawnee chromosome 1, C.illinoinensisPawnee_v1, whole genome shotgun sequence DNA contains the following:
- the LOC122311311 gene encoding aspartyl protease family protein 2 yields MEPKPRNAALFTLTIFFFFLSTSSSTSLLYQTLVLNPLSTTPHSLSWPESESESLVSDSTAATTTLELHHLDSLSLNKTPEQLFHLRLQRDAFRVKALTSLAAVGNGSRPRGSGFSSSVISGLAQGSGEYFTRIGVGTPPKYVYMVLDTGSDVVWVQCAPCRKCYTQVDPLFDPRKSRSFAGISCGSPLCLKLDSPGCNSRKTCLYQVSYGDGSFTTGDFSTETLTFRGTRVGRVALGCGHNNQGLFVGAAGLLGLGRGRLSFPTQTGRRFNRKFSYCLVDRSASSRPSSVVFGDPAVSRTARFTPLLANPKLDTFYYVELLGISVGGTPVRGISASFFKLDRTGNGGVIIDSGTSVTRLTRPAYNALRDAFRTGTSTLKRAQDFSLFDTCYDLSGKTEVKVPTVVLHFRGADVALPATNYLIPVDSDGTFCFAFAGTMSGLSIVGNIQQQGFRVVFDLAGSRVGFAPRGCA; encoded by the coding sequence ATGGAACCCAAACCTAGAAATGCTGCCCTTTTTACCCTcaccattttcttcttctttctctccacTTCTTCCTCGACCTCACTTCTTTACCAAACCCTTGTTCTCAACCCGCTTTCAACCACCCCACACTCCCTCTCATGGCCCGAATCCGAGTCCGAATCCCTCGTTTCAGACTCCACTGCCGCCACCACCACACTCGAATTGCACCACTTGGACTCATTGTCCCTCAACAAAACTCCCGAGCAACTCTTCCACCTCAGGCTCCAACGCGACGCTTTCAGAGTCAAGGCTCTGACTTCACTCGCAGCCGTTGGGAACGGGAGTCGCCCCCGCGGTTCTGGGTTCAGCAGCTCCGTCATATCCGGGCTCGCACAGGGTAGCGGCGAGTACTTCACTCGCATCGGCGTGGGCACTCCCCCCAAGTACGTCTACATGGTGCTGGATACCGGAAGCGACGTCGTCTGGGTCCAGTGCGCTCCATGTAGAAAATGCTACACCCAGGTCGATCCGCTTTTCGATCCGAGGAAGTCCAGATCCTTCGCCGGGATCTCCTGTGGGTCGCCCTTGTGCCTAAAGCTCGACTCTCCGGGCTGCAACTCACGCAAAACGTGTCTCTACCAAGTATCCTACGGCGACGGATCGTTCACTACGGGCGACTTCTCCACCGAAACGCTGACGTTCCGGGGAACCCGGGTGGGACGCGTGGCGCTCGGTTGTGGCCACAATAACCAGGGCCTGTTCGTGGGTGCTGCGGGGTTGTTGGGCCTCGGACGGGGAAGGTTATCATTTCCGACCCAAACCGGCCGCCGGTTCAACCGGAAATTTTCATACTGCTTGGTAGACCGCTCCGCCTCGTCTAGGCCGTCCTCGGTAGTGTTCGGAGATCCGGCAGTTTCACGGACCGCCCGGTTCACTCCCTTGCTCGCGAACCCTAAGCTCGACACATTTTACTACGTCGAACTCCTCGGGATCAGCGTCGGTGGAACACCGGTCCGCGGCATCAGCGCTTCGTTTTTCAAACTCGACCGGACTGGGAACGGTGGGGTAATCATCGATTCGGGCACGTCCGTAACCCGCCTCACACGACCCGCATACAATGCCTTGAGAGACGCATTCCGGACCGGTACATCAACTCTGAAGCGGGCACAAGATTTCTCATTGTTCGATACGTGTTACGACTTGTCTGGAAAAACGGAGGTGAAGGTACCGACGGTGGTGTTGCATTTTCGAGGTGCCGACGTTGCGTTACCGGCAACGAATTATCTCATCCCAGTTGACAGTGATGGGACCTTTTGCTTTGCGTTTGCGGGAACAATGAGCGGGTTGTCGATTGTGGGGAATATCCAGCAGCAGGGATTCCGCGTCGTGTTTGATTTGGCGGGTTCGCGGGTCGGATTTGCTCCGCGTGGCTGCGCCTGA